One part of the Xylanimonas allomyrinae genome encodes these proteins:
- the drmA gene encoding DISARM system helicase DrmA: MSQATAGPERAPFPDYELTTMPDGTSWTDRENLTDILKRELLGPAHGEDELLDAQPDALYLVGRIAPAKLTGKGGVTLAEDAASAADDDVVPAEEADLGRGVPVGSVADETAGSDDEGAEDVPLRRGLMIPASMGLRFQVAPETERVVIRAEWGTYRSEETDEVTASGRQRRKYRRTQHAHRQPIVLSALEAGETKDYRLEDDILIRVDVMDFEGKRIIEAALCNDQETPRHIPIDAWLYQTQLYVEADVNAPAKDVFLPVSDVVEDAFLDHEPELARLQLQYRDRLEFAIGRTCSVDWTVEKGARRATQVRTTWLPISETPQTRALDIDDAMLDMARLATASKDNLAAGLQPIVKGYQEWLAAQRAAINALPDHLRDVATEAVVDAELVAKQLAAGLAFLLADEEALRCFRFMNQVMADQRIQSQVGELRAANPRLGIAAARDDVLARGPKAHSWRTFQIAFVLMQIEALARPAVKRRSSAGAKAELLFFPTGGGKTEAYLGLAAFTFAIRRRVGVIEGADGRIDGTAGVAVLMRYTLRLLTAQQFQRATAMVCAAEVVRREDEETWGTEPFRIGLWVGTAVSPKRYDEAEQQLAEANDGRKYGLTVLQLQRCPWCGTPIEPKNMKGDKDQRRIRVYCGDAFGDCPFSEGATSDEGLPVLTVDEEIYRLTPSFVIATVDKFARLAREGEAAALFGYVRKRCDRHGYIHDDQGAICSIDIGGKHPTKVGLPAAAVRAADRLRPPDLIIQDELHLITGALGTAVGAFELAVDVLNTWKDADGNTIRPLVVASTATVRNASEQIRALYGRRVTIFPPQVLDVADTFFSREVEVSPENPGRRYIGISTTGVRLTSAEIVVASTLLSAGQVLMDQAVPPAEGKPTSADPYMTLVGYFNATRELAGMARYISDDVQTAIKKHRPGRFFPLRFGSVPAGLNVAELTSRVASSEITGTLDQMGVTFDPTWDSTAGRKDRATAARAARDSGKRYAYREDVPFDAVLATSMLQVGVDVTRLGLMLMVGQPKNTAEYIQASSRVGRDADRPGLVVTLGNWARPRDLAHFEAFRHYHETFYSQVEPLSVTPYSYTSIDRSLDGVLVSAARVLDAVRDDGLSPEKEAWRVDDAMGRLDALIEQIVVRAKVAGGDEAAHVVGERLKNRRDQWSKRRAYVRQKQHQLVYEKIPPGKDGEYSALLLSPENSRLDAGMQDSPPFRVANSMREVQPEINLLVTPRKEKLMSYELNHQPTWLPKPEQKDANDD; encoded by the coding sequence GTGAGCCAGGCAACGGCTGGACCCGAGCGCGCGCCGTTCCCTGACTACGAGCTCACGACGATGCCCGACGGCACATCGTGGACCGATCGCGAGAATCTCACCGACATCCTCAAGCGCGAGCTCCTCGGGCCTGCCCACGGCGAGGACGAACTGCTTGACGCCCAGCCGGATGCGCTCTACCTCGTCGGCCGGATCGCGCCAGCGAAGCTGACCGGCAAGGGTGGCGTGACGCTGGCTGAGGACGCCGCGTCGGCGGCGGACGACGACGTCGTTCCGGCCGAGGAAGCGGACCTCGGGCGCGGCGTGCCGGTGGGTTCAGTCGCAGACGAGACGGCCGGGTCCGACGACGAAGGTGCCGAGGATGTCCCGCTGCGACGGGGGTTGATGATCCCAGCCTCGATGGGCCTGCGGTTCCAGGTTGCACCGGAGACGGAGCGCGTGGTCATTCGCGCGGAGTGGGGGACCTACCGGTCGGAGGAGACGGACGAGGTCACGGCGTCCGGACGGCAACGCCGCAAGTACCGCCGGACCCAGCACGCGCACCGACAGCCGATCGTGCTCTCTGCGTTGGAGGCGGGTGAGACGAAGGACTACCGCCTCGAGGACGACATCCTGATCCGTGTCGACGTCATGGACTTCGAGGGCAAGCGGATCATCGAGGCGGCCCTGTGCAACGACCAGGAGACCCCGCGCCACATCCCGATCGACGCCTGGCTGTACCAGACCCAGTTGTACGTCGAGGCCGACGTGAACGCTCCCGCGAAGGACGTGTTCCTGCCGGTATCCGACGTGGTCGAGGACGCGTTCCTCGACCACGAGCCGGAGCTTGCCCGGCTTCAGCTGCAGTATCGGGACCGGCTGGAGTTCGCGATCGGCCGAACATGTTCCGTGGACTGGACGGTAGAGAAGGGTGCCCGGCGGGCGACGCAGGTGCGGACCACCTGGCTGCCGATCTCGGAAACGCCGCAGACCCGGGCACTCGACATCGACGACGCGATGCTCGACATGGCGCGGCTCGCGACCGCAAGCAAGGACAACCTCGCCGCCGGACTCCAGCCGATCGTCAAGGGCTACCAAGAGTGGCTCGCTGCGCAGCGAGCAGCGATCAACGCGCTCCCGGACCACCTACGCGACGTGGCGACCGAGGCTGTCGTGGACGCAGAACTCGTCGCGAAGCAGTTGGCAGCCGGACTTGCGTTCCTCCTAGCCGACGAGGAAGCGCTGCGGTGCTTCCGCTTCATGAACCAGGTGATGGCTGACCAGCGCATTCAGTCGCAAGTCGGAGAGCTGCGGGCCGCGAACCCTCGCCTTGGCATTGCGGCGGCCCGCGACGACGTGCTCGCCCGCGGGCCGAAGGCGCACTCGTGGCGCACATTCCAGATCGCGTTTGTGCTCATGCAGATCGAGGCGCTGGCGCGGCCAGCGGTCAAGCGTCGCTCATCTGCGGGCGCCAAGGCAGAGCTGCTGTTCTTCCCGACCGGTGGTGGCAAGACGGAGGCCTACTTGGGGCTCGCTGCGTTCACGTTCGCCATTCGCCGACGGGTCGGTGTGATCGAAGGCGCCGATGGCCGGATCGATGGAACGGCGGGTGTCGCCGTGCTCATGCGCTACACACTGCGTCTCCTGACGGCGCAGCAGTTCCAGCGTGCGACGGCGATGGTGTGCGCCGCGGAGGTGGTGCGCCGCGAGGACGAGGAGACGTGGGGCACTGAGCCGTTCCGCATCGGACTGTGGGTCGGCACGGCCGTCTCACCCAAGCGGTACGACGAGGCCGAACAGCAACTCGCAGAGGCTAACGACGGCCGCAAGTACGGACTGACCGTGCTTCAGCTTCAGCGTTGCCCCTGGTGCGGCACCCCGATCGAGCCGAAGAACATGAAGGGCGACAAGGACCAGCGCCGCATCCGCGTGTACTGCGGGGACGCCTTCGGAGACTGCCCATTCTCCGAGGGCGCGACCAGCGACGAAGGGCTGCCTGTCCTCACGGTCGATGAGGAGATCTACCGCCTGACACCGTCGTTCGTCATCGCGACCGTCGACAAGTTCGCTCGCCTTGCCCGTGAGGGCGAGGCCGCCGCACTGTTCGGATACGTCCGCAAGCGGTGCGACCGACATGGCTACATTCACGACGACCAGGGGGCCATCTGCTCGATCGACATCGGCGGAAAGCACCCCACCAAGGTTGGCCTGCCCGCCGCCGCGGTACGTGCCGCCGACAGACTCCGGCCGCCGGACCTCATCATCCAGGATGAGCTCCACCTGATCACCGGTGCCCTCGGGACCGCCGTCGGGGCGTTCGAGCTCGCCGTCGACGTCCTCAACACCTGGAAGGACGCCGATGGCAACACCATCCGCCCGCTCGTCGTCGCCTCCACGGCGACCGTCCGCAATGCCTCGGAGCAGATCAGGGCGCTCTACGGACGCAGGGTGACGATCTTCCCGCCCCAGGTGCTCGACGTCGCCGACACGTTCTTCTCCCGCGAGGTCGAGGTGTCGCCCGAGAACCCGGGCCGCCGCTACATCGGCATCAGCACGACCGGCGTCCGCCTGACGTCCGCCGAGATCGTGGTCGCCAGCACGCTCCTGTCGGCGGGCCAAGTTCTCATGGACCAGGCCGTCCCACCGGCCGAGGGCAAGCCGACGTCGGCGGACCCGTACATGACACTGGTGGGCTACTTCAACGCCACCAGGGAGCTGGCCGGCATGGCGCGGTACATCTCCGACGACGTACAGACAGCCATCAAGAAACATCGGCCCGGCCGGTTCTTCCCGCTCAGGTTCGGGAGCGTGCCCGCCGGCCTCAACGTCGCCGAGCTGACCTCGCGCGTCGCGTCGAGCGAGATCACCGGGACGCTCGACCAGATGGGCGTCACGTTCGACCCCACATGGGACTCGACCGCAGGCCGCAAGGATCGCGCGACGGCGGCGAGGGCCGCTCGGGACTCGGGCAAGCGGTACGCCTACCGTGAGGACGTGCCGTTCGACGCCGTCCTGGCGACGTCGATGCTTCAGGTCGGCGTGGACGTCACGCGGCTCGGCCTGATGCTCATGGTCGGCCAGCCGAAGAACACCGCCGAGTACATCCAGGCGTCCTCTCGCGTTGGCCGTGACGCCGACCGGCCCGGGTTGGTCGTCACGCTTGGCAACTGGGCCCGCCCCCGCGACCTTGCGCACTTCGAGGCGTTCCGGCATTACCACGAGACGTTCTACTCCCAGGTTGAGCCGCTGTCGGTGACGCCGTACTCGTATACGTCAATCGACCGTTCGCTGGACGGCGTGCTCGTCAGCGCTGCCCGCGTGCTCGATGCCGTGCGGGACGACGGGCTCTCGCCCGAGAAGGAAGCGTGGCGGGTCGATGACGCCATGGGGCGGCTGGACGCGCTCATCGAGCAGATCGTCGTCCGCGCAAAGGTCGCTGGCGGTGACGAGGCCGCGCACGTCGTCGGAGAACGGCTCAAGAACCGCAGAGATCAGTGGTCCAAGCGGCGCGCGTACGTGCGCCAGAAGCAGCATCAGCTCGTCTACGAGAAGATCCCGCCCGGCAAGGACGGCGAGTACAGCGCGCTCTTGCTGTCGCCCGAGAACTCCCGCCTCGACGCCGGGATGCAGGACAGCCCCCCGTTCCGGGTGGCGAACTCCATGCGCGAGGTCCAGCCCGAGATCAACCTCCTGGTCACGCCACGCAAAGAGAAGCTCATGTCGTACGAGCTGAACCACCAGCCCACGTGGTTGCCCAAACCTGAGCAGAAGGACGCGAACGATGACTGA
- a CDS encoding IS3 family transposase: MPTTRFCSLIGVPERTWRRWQARARTGAPTKGPWPRPARESVAEAARRHALKHPAWGHRKIWAMCRYEGHTASQASVLRLLRDEGLILPAAYQRERRQLAARRKAAFATEPTGPNQVWQLDFSEFETTTGGTWRIAGCRDYWSKYEHPWHVSPTANQHDAIAAIELALTDYETMFGRPLIDACERDGDGNVISAVTVVTDNGGPFRSFRFEHFITAHPELRHVRTRVRTPGQNGSRERGFQSLKYEALPRRDRRRPGPRRVRRRLPRRLQHRAPARGDRLEPAPGGAPRPGRPHHPQL, encoded by the coding sequence ATGCCGACCACGAGGTTCTGCTCTCTGATCGGCGTGCCCGAACGCACGTGGCGGCGCTGGCAGGCCCGCGCCCGCACCGGAGCACCGACGAAGGGGCCGTGGCCGCGCCCGGCCCGCGAGAGTGTCGCCGAGGCTGCCCGTCGGCACGCGCTCAAGCATCCCGCGTGGGGGCACCGCAAGATCTGGGCCATGTGCCGCTACGAGGGTCACACCGCATCGCAGGCGTCCGTGCTGCGGCTGCTGCGCGACGAGGGGCTGATCCTGCCCGCGGCCTACCAGCGTGAACGCCGCCAGCTCGCCGCGCGTAGGAAGGCGGCGTTCGCGACCGAGCCGACGGGGCCGAACCAGGTGTGGCAGCTGGACTTCTCCGAGTTCGAGACCACCACCGGCGGGACGTGGCGGATCGCCGGGTGCCGGGACTACTGGAGCAAGTACGAGCACCCCTGGCATGTGTCCCCGACCGCGAACCAGCACGACGCCATCGCCGCGATCGAGCTCGCGCTGACCGACTACGAGACGATGTTCGGCCGCCCGCTGATCGACGCCTGCGAGCGAGACGGCGACGGGAACGTCATCTCGGCGGTCACGGTCGTCACGGACAACGGCGGCCCGTTCCGCTCGTTCCGGTTCGAGCACTTCATCACCGCCCACCCCGAGCTGCGGCACGTGCGCACCCGCGTGCGCACGCCCGGGCAGAACGGGTCACGCGAACGCGGCTTCCAGTCATTGAAGTACGAGGCTCTTCCTCGAAGAGATCGACGACGTCCTGGCCCTCGTCGAGTACGCCGACGACTACCGCGACGACTACAACACCGTGCGCCCGCACGAGGCGATCGCCTGGAACCGGCCCCTGGAGGTGCACCTCGGCCTGGCCGACCCCACCATCCCCAACTTTGA
- a CDS encoding transposase has protein sequence MARPAAVPAEEKTRIVLSVLAGEVTVAEAARRAKVSEQSVGNWKRQFLEAGKTGLAAGKSGPSTREQQLESEVAELTQALGEAHLEVRVWKKSAEGRLGPSRTSR, from the coding sequence ATGGCAAGACCAGCAGCCGTTCCGGCTGAGGAGAAGACCAGGATCGTGTTGTCGGTCCTGGCCGGGGAGGTCACCGTCGCCGAGGCCGCCCGGCGGGCGAAGGTGTCCGAGCAGTCGGTCGGGAACTGGAAGCGGCAATTCCTCGAGGCTGGCAAGACCGGCCTGGCGGCGGGGAAGTCGGGCCCCTCGACGCGGGAGCAGCAGCTGGAGTCCGAGGTCGCCGAGTTGACGCAGGCCTTGGGCGAGGCGCACCTGGAGGTCCGGGTGTGGAAGAAGTCCGCGGAGGGCCGGCTGGGCCCTTCGAGGACCTCGAGGTGA
- the drmB gene encoding DUF1998 domain-containing protein — MDLPSFTVMPAGLDDWDRIWERRAGIPSLHAPRLLDAVRTHLGPQVAELRPFPWAPKANARSKEGDDLGVPSRVFPQWLRCTGCDMLGPLTKFAYANTNPFRPDQARFEHEKCPGHSGRPSRKPVPAVPARYLIACTEGHLDEFPYSWWVHQGGACAAAESPALAMPERSVGKGASATILCKSCGMSRPMNEAQGEIGRPKLPRCRGRHPHLGLFVKGGCTIDTQLMILGASNLWFPATLSIVVMPEAAEETAKSLADELRVAAKTEKRLERLGDDVDKWREFLEDDGSPLADRTDAALAAALAELVAPAPSEEEIAELRRTFDPVSLLVPEWHFLQRDPIGKQHQADKKSGLVLSPPDGGVHPELTARNVSRVLAVDKLRKVNAVLGFTRIDEMERANDIARRLVPLNRDGRPRWAVASEDKGEGIYIQLDEAAVSAWESAIEKTDLWDAHRAAHERNFRARFSETAKDVDPDTRFRPARYWLLHTLAHVLIREMAMYSGYSAASLSERIYAWKADDGRPASAGLLIVTTASDSDGTLGGLVQLSEQGRLNDVVTRALTRAKRCSSDPICAHRTPKDPEDFLHGAACHTCAMASETSCERANRFLDRRFLIDLPGAVDLGFFR, encoded by the coding sequence ATGGACCTGCCGTCGTTCACCGTCATGCCCGCCGGCCTCGACGACTGGGACCGGATCTGGGAGCGCCGCGCCGGCATCCCGAGCCTTCATGCACCACGCCTGCTCGATGCCGTCCGCACCCATCTCGGCCCGCAGGTCGCTGAGCTGCGCCCGTTTCCGTGGGCGCCCAAGGCGAACGCTCGAAGCAAGGAGGGGGACGACCTCGGCGTGCCGTCGCGTGTGTTCCCGCAGTGGCTCCGCTGCACCGGCTGCGACATGCTCGGGCCGCTCACCAAGTTCGCATACGCCAACACGAACCCCTTCCGGCCCGACCAGGCCCGCTTCGAGCACGAGAAGTGCCCCGGCCACTCGGGTCGGCCGTCACGCAAGCCCGTGCCCGCTGTTCCTGCCCGCTACCTGATCGCCTGCACGGAAGGGCACCTCGACGAGTTCCCGTACTCCTGGTGGGTCCACCAGGGCGGGGCGTGTGCAGCTGCAGAGTCGCCGGCGTTGGCGATGCCCGAACGTTCGGTCGGCAAGGGGGCCTCGGCGACGATCCTCTGCAAGTCCTGCGGGATGTCGCGCCCGATGAACGAAGCCCAGGGCGAGATCGGGCGGCCGAAACTGCCGCGCTGCCGCGGACGCCACCCGCACCTCGGACTGTTTGTCAAGGGCGGCTGCACCATCGACACCCAACTGATGATCCTCGGCGCCTCCAACCTCTGGTTCCCGGCCACGCTGTCGATCGTCGTCATGCCCGAGGCCGCCGAGGAGACGGCAAAGTCCCTCGCCGACGAGCTGCGCGTTGCGGCCAAGACCGAGAAGCGACTCGAACGCCTCGGGGACGACGTCGACAAGTGGCGCGAGTTCCTTGAGGATGACGGTTCGCCGCTCGCAGATCGCACCGACGCCGCGCTCGCCGCGGCCCTGGCGGAACTGGTCGCACCCGCGCCGTCTGAAGAGGAGATCGCCGAGCTGCGGCGCACCTTCGACCCCGTCAGCCTCCTGGTGCCCGAGTGGCACTTCCTCCAACGCGACCCAATCGGCAAGCAGCACCAGGCTGACAAGAAGAGCGGACTCGTGCTCTCCCCTCCTGACGGCGGGGTCCACCCCGAGCTCACCGCGCGGAACGTCTCCCGCGTGCTCGCTGTCGACAAGCTCCGCAAGGTCAACGCGGTACTCGGCTTCACACGCATCGACGAGATGGAACGCGCCAACGACATCGCCCGTCGCCTCGTCCCGCTCAACCGCGACGGCAGACCTCGCTGGGCCGTGGCCAGCGAGGACAAGGGCGAGGGCATCTACATCCAGCTCGACGAGGCCGCCGTCTCCGCCTGGGAGTCGGCGATCGAGAAGACCGACCTCTGGGATGCCCATCGTGCCGCGCACGAACGCAACTTCCGGGCGCGGTTCTCCGAGACGGCAAAGGACGTCGACCCCGACACTCGGTTCCGGCCCGCGCGGTACTGGTTGCTCCACACCCTCGCGCACGTCCTCATCCGCGAGATGGCAATGTACTCCGGCTACTCGGCCGCATCCCTGTCCGAGCGGATCTACGCCTGGAAGGCGGACGACGGTCGGCCGGCGTCGGCAGGCCTCCTGATCGTCACCACGGCGTCCGACTCCGACGGGACCCTCGGCGGACTCGTCCAGCTCAGCGAGCAAGGACGGCTCAACGACGTCGTGACCCGAGCCCTGACCCGGGCAAAGCGATGCTCGTCCGACCCCATTTGCGCCCACCGCACACCCAAGGACCCGGAGGACTTCCTCCACGGGGCCGCCTGCCACACGTGCGCCATGGCGTCGGAGACGTCCTGCGAGAGGGCGAACCGATTCCTCGACCGCCGCTTCCTCATCGACCTCCCCGGGGCGGTGGACCTTGGATTCTTCCGCTGA
- a CDS encoding PDDEXK nuclease domain-containing protein: protein MSEAAQSPDSTAGGTVDAVPPAGYEEWLVEVTTRVRATQVRIARIANAGTIGLYRSIGLDILDRQERLGWGAKVIRRLSADLTREFPDQRGWSPSNLNYMRMFAKRWPSDDISQQLAEQLPWGHIMALLDKTDDTDELTWYAREAVAGGWSRDVLRFQITNDLRARAGAAPSNFTATLAPADSDLAQQLTKDPYVFEIATLTGRVKERDLEQALMDRLESTLLELGRGMALVGRQVRLSVDGVDRYIDLLLFHTEQFRYVVIELKVTDFEPEYLGQLGTYVTMVDDLIRKKDVHAPTVGLLLCTGKREATVRYALASTAAAVAVAQWQGLPADARGALPSVEELEGVVRAEFAHQTALLHGHVEPADNDAAPGEDEGL, encoded by the coding sequence GTGAGCGAAGCAGCGCAGTCCCCTGACTCCACCGCTGGTGGCACCGTCGACGCGGTGCCGCCGGCGGGTTACGAAGAGTGGCTCGTCGAGGTCACGACCCGGGTCAGGGCAACCCAGGTGCGGATCGCCAGGATCGCCAACGCTGGCACGATCGGCCTGTACCGCTCGATCGGTCTGGACATTCTTGACCGGCAGGAACGCCTGGGGTGGGGCGCCAAGGTCATCCGGCGGCTGTCGGCAGACTTGACGCGGGAGTTCCCCGACCAACGTGGGTGGTCGCCGTCGAACCTCAACTACATGCGCATGTTCGCCAAGCGGTGGCCGTCCGACGACATTTCTCAGCAGCTTGCTGAGCAATTGCCGTGGGGCCACATCATGGCGCTGCTCGACAAGACCGACGATACCGACGAGCTCACTTGGTACGCCCGCGAGGCCGTCGCCGGAGGCTGGTCGCGCGACGTGCTGCGCTTCCAGATCACAAACGACCTGCGGGCCAGGGCGGGGGCTGCGCCGTCGAACTTCACGGCGACGCTCGCGCCCGCCGACTCCGACCTTGCTCAGCAGCTGACCAAGGATCCGTACGTCTTCGAGATCGCCACCTTGACCGGGCGAGTCAAGGAGCGTGACCTGGAGCAGGCCCTGATGGACCGTCTGGAGTCCACGCTCCTGGAGCTCGGGCGCGGGATGGCCTTGGTCGGTCGACAGGTGCGGTTGTCGGTCGACGGCGTGGACCGGTACATCGACCTGCTGTTGTTCCACACCGAGCAGTTCCGGTACGTCGTCATCGAGCTGAAAGTCACTGACTTCGAGCCGGAGTACCTCGGGCAGTTGGGCACGTACGTGACGATGGTCGATGACCTGATCCGCAAGAAGGACGTCCACGCCCCGACGGTGGGCCTGCTGCTGTGCACGGGCAAGCGAGAGGCGACCGTCCGGTATGCGCTCGCGTCCACGGCCGCCGCGGTCGCCGTCGCGCAGTGGCAAGGTCTGCCGGCCGACGCGCGAGGCGCTTTGCCAAGCGTGGAGGAGCTCGAAGGTGTGGTTCGGGCTGAGTTCGCCCACCAGACCGCGCTCCTGCACGGCCACGTCGAGCCGGCCGACAATGACGCGGCGCCAGGAGAGGACGAAGGCTTGTGA
- a CDS encoding IS256 family transposase yields MTAPHMIDPARLLHEALAESSPDFMRTMLGNIINALLSEHADTVVGAEWGQRSPERTTQRNGYRHRPLDTRVGTIDVAIPKLREGTYFPDWLLERRKRAESALTTVVADCYLAGVSTRRMDKLVKTLGIDGLSKSQVSRMAADLDEQVDAFRHRPLDESGPFTFVAADALTMKVREAGRVINAVVLVATGVNGDGHREVLGTRVVTSETGAAWNEFFADLVARGLTGVRLVTSDAHRGLVEAIAANLPGATWQRCRTHYAANLMSVCPKASWPAVKAMLHSVYDQPTPAAVTTQFDQLLDMVATPLPDVHDHLDATRADILAFTAFPKEIWRQIWSNNPNERLNKEIRRRTDVVGIFPNRDAIVRLVGAVLAEQHDEWAEGRRYFSLDALKKARTPLAVSTDVVPAQPLTLGAAA; encoded by the coding sequence ATGACCGCACCTCACATGATCGACCCTGCCCGCCTGCTTCACGAAGCGTTGGCCGAGTCCTCCCCGGACTTCATGCGCACGATGCTGGGCAACATCATCAACGCCCTGCTCTCCGAGCACGCCGACACGGTCGTCGGCGCCGAGTGGGGCCAACGCTCGCCCGAGCGCACGACACAGCGCAACGGGTACCGGCACCGGCCCCTGGACACCCGGGTCGGGACGATCGACGTGGCGATCCCCAAGCTGCGCGAGGGGACCTACTTCCCAGACTGGCTCCTCGAGCGCCGCAAGCGGGCCGAGTCCGCCCTGACCACCGTGGTCGCGGACTGCTACCTGGCAGGCGTCTCGACGCGCCGGATGGACAAGCTCGTCAAGACCCTCGGGATCGACGGGCTCTCGAAGTCGCAGGTCTCCCGCATGGCCGCCGACCTGGACGAGCAGGTCGACGCGTTCCGCCACCGCCCGCTGGACGAGTCCGGCCCGTTCACTTTCGTCGCCGCGGACGCTTTGACGATGAAGGTCCGTGAGGCCGGCCGGGTGATCAACGCCGTCGTGCTCGTGGCCACGGGCGTCAACGGTGACGGGCACCGTGAGGTCCTCGGCACCCGCGTGGTGACCTCGGAAACCGGCGCGGCGTGGAACGAGTTCTTCGCCGACCTCGTCGCCCGCGGCCTGACCGGGGTGCGCCTGGTGACCTCGGACGCCCACCGCGGCCTGGTCGAAGCGATCGCGGCGAACCTGCCCGGAGCGACCTGGCAACGCTGCCGCACTCACTACGCCGCGAACCTCATGAGCGTGTGCCCCAAGGCGTCCTGGCCGGCCGTCAAGGCGATGCTGCACTCTGTCTACGACCAGCCCACCCCCGCGGCGGTGACCACGCAGTTCGACCAGCTCCTCGACATGGTCGCCACCCCGCTGCCCGACGTGCACGACCACCTCGACGCCACCCGCGCCGACATCCTCGCGTTCACCGCGTTCCCCAAGGAGATCTGGAGACAGATCTGGTCGAACAATCCCAACGAACGGCTCAACAAGGAGATCCGCCGTCGCACCGACGTCGTGGGCATCTTCCCTAACCGTGACGCCATCGTGCGGCTCGTCGGCGCCGTCCTGGCCGAACAGCACGACGAGTGGGCCGAAGGGCGCCGCTACTTCTCCCTCGACGCCCTCAAGAAGGCACGCACCCCTCTGGCCGTCTCCACCGACGTCGTCCCCGCCCAGCCGCTGACCCTCGGAGCCGCCGCCTGA
- the drmC gene encoding DISARM system phospholipase D-like protein DrmC translates to MDSSADATRADALRELGRLLTGTEAGLVAESLEDGESLTSAIGVIDLAKKAKVTDLVAGAGLRFKTEILAAALRGIEGARSTTRAVDTIWTMPGHLAQSGGLTTSLASLVDDARQSVVCSTYNFQKTSGMWRALRGAVERAGVSVRVYIDAEANEGGGPGPSTAEVAAWLSPGTVLQTKRFEGKRVRNHGRFLSIDHRFVVVTSANFSWSAEYGNVEFGVVIDDARLAARIEDEIRDAEPYLYEPPARA, encoded by the coding sequence TTGGATTCTTCCGCTGATGCGACCCGCGCCGACGCGCTGCGTGAACTCGGACGGCTGCTGACGGGGACCGAAGCTGGCCTCGTCGCGGAGTCGCTTGAGGACGGCGAGAGCCTCACCTCCGCGATCGGGGTTATCGACCTCGCCAAGAAGGCGAAGGTGACCGACCTCGTTGCGGGCGCCGGGCTCCGCTTCAAGACCGAGATCCTCGCCGCAGCGCTGCGTGGCATCGAGGGCGCCCGGTCCACCACGCGTGCGGTCGACACGATCTGGACGATGCCCGGCCACCTCGCGCAGTCAGGCGGCCTGACAACATCGCTCGCGTCCCTCGTCGACGACGCCCGTCAGTCCGTCGTGTGTTCCACCTACAACTTCCAGAAGACCTCGGGTATGTGGCGCGCGCTGCGCGGCGCCGTCGAACGGGCCGGGGTGTCGGTGCGCGTCTACATCGACGCCGAGGCGAACGAGGGCGGTGGCCCAGGACCGAGCACTGCCGAGGTTGCCGCTTGGCTCTCCCCCGGCACTGTCCTCCAGACCAAGCGCTTCGAAGGCAAACGCGTCCGCAACCACGGCAGGTTCCTCTCGATCGACCACCGGTTCGTGGTCGTCACTAGCGCGAACTTCTCCTGGAGCGCCGAGTACGGAAACGTCGAGTTCGGCGTCGTCATCGACGACGCAAGGCTTGCAGCGCGCATCGAAGACGAGATCAGAGACGCTGAGCCTTACCTGTACGAGCCCCCGGCCAGAGCCTGA